Below is a genomic region from Methylobacterium sp. FF17.
ACCGGCACGAACCGCATGCTGGGGCGCGTCACCGCCTCGCAGATGGCGGCGGCATCGTTCGCATCGGTTTTGCCGCGCTTGACGTATGGCTTCACGTAAGCCGGCGGCATCAGCCGCACGTCGTGGCCGAGCCTCATCAGTTCCCGGGCCCAGTGGTGGGACGTTCCGCACGCCTCCATGCCAACCAGGCAGCGCGGCAGCTTGGCGAAGAACGGCACGACCTGCGCCCGCCTCAGCGCCTTGCGAACGACGACCTGCCCAGCTGCGTCGATGGCGTGAACCTGGAAGATGCTCTTGGCCAGATCGATGCCGACGGTGGTGATCTCCATGGGGATGGCTCCTACATCTGCGTCGCTGCTGCTTCGACAGCAACCACATCTTGGCACCGCGATGCCGTCAGTTGGAGCGGGAGCCATCCACCCCATCTGCTCTATGACCGGGCTGGGTGGAAAGCTTCAAGCGGACATCAACACCGTCCGTTCAGCAGGATCTCGGCGACCTCAGGCACGTCCCGTGTCGCCCGCTCACACAGTCCGGCAAGATCCGCACCTGAGAAGGCGTGCATGTAGAGGGGGTGGAGGGCATCTCGACGAACCGCGCTGCCATCGGGGTAGCCTCCGCCACCGCCGCGTCGGAGGCATCCGTCGCCAGGCATTCGGCGATGCAGCGGACGCAGCCCCCGAAACCGATCCGGAATCCCTCGCGAGCAAGTTCGGGAAATACCTTCGCCTCGGCGATGGTGAGGCGCATCAGGGCGATGCTCTCCTCGGCCAGGGTGAGGTTGGCGAGCTCGATGCCGACCTGGACGAGACGCTCCTTCAACGTCCCGCTCGTCGGGACGATGGCCATCCGCACCTGCAACGCATCGACGTAGCGGAGTACGACCGCCGAGAAGAGTGCCTCC
It encodes:
- a CDS encoding TetR/AcrR family transcriptional regulator, with the translated sequence MAQLAHTGKMTLYGRFPTKEALFSAVVLRYVDALQVRMAIVPTSGTLKERLVQVGIELANLTLAEESIALMRLTIAEAKVFPELAREGFRIGFGGCVRCIAECLATDASDAAVAEATPMAARFVEMPSTPSTCTPSQVRILPDCVSGRHGTCLRSPRSC